The region atattttgttgaCCGCACCACAgcgtttaaaaagaaatatttttgtcaatttggaCCTCGTGAAATCATCGCAATTCAGCACCTCGAGTGAGGACAGCGACTTTCTTTACGAGTCAAACAAACGCACCGAATAAAATCAACAGCATGAATTGAACTTAGCGTTGTTGCATTCAAATAGATAGTGATGACTGCATACAttcactattattttttttgtttcaatttatgTAAAGCATACTTTCACTGAGTTAATGTCTATCtcgtgtcaatcaaatacaaataagtggtgaggttgatggatgtttaCACTATTTATTCTTTTCATCAGAGTTGTTCTGAGTCCATAAAACAGTTGTCAATATCATACCGGCGTCAATTTCACATGTTGACTGCGTGTCCGCCTCCTCACACAGAAACAATTCAGCACCATAAGTGCAGGACAGTGACGCCTGCGATGACGTCACAACCGTGTTCGAATCATAACAAGTCATTGCCACCATTCATTTTCGTTATGCATGTAAAGTTGAGACTTATCTTGTCCTTTTGTTGATTTAAAGGCATTGGGATGTTTTCCTGATGTACTCTAACATAATTCGGTGCAATGAAAACCAATCAGAATTGGCACAAAAGCACCAATGTCAGGCTTGCAGAAGGGAGGGGAAGAGCTGTGTCTTTAAGAGGGAAGGGGGATCAGCTCGCCTCTCATTGGCTGGTGGAAGCGCGGCCAGCGAGCCAATAGGCTCGAAGACCGTACAAAGCAATCTCGTCCCTGCCCCCGCGCAGCTTCATCTCACCAACACGTCGAATGCACCGAGCTGCGGCGCAGACGGAAAGGAATCGGCTCGGTTTGCTCGTTTGCTCGTTTGCTTTTTCCCACCTTGAAACGAATTCAATTTCGTCGCTCCGCTCCGATGGCTTGAGGGGCCGCTCGTGGAAATCTTCCCCGTTTGTATGGACGTCAGAGTCGCCGTGGAGAGGATGTCCGCGTTGTAACGGAGCTTGCGAGGATGACAAAGACAATAGGATCCCGAGACTGGCGACGGCAGGCTCTTTTGTGGCATTTTCTCTTGTGGACTACAGCGGCTGCGCAGACTCGTTACAGCATCCCGGAGGAGCTCAAGCGAGGTTCGGCGGTGGGCAACGTGGCCAAAGATCTGGCTCTGGGACTGTCTGAGATATTTGAGCGCAAGCTGCGTGTCGCCTCTGAGGCTGGGAAGCAGTATTTCAGCGTGGATGCGGGGAAGGGCGAGCTGCTGGTCAGCGACAGAATAGACAGAGAGGCTTTATGCGGACAAAGCGCCAGCTGCGTGCTCCCGCTGCAGGTCGTCGTCGAGGAGCCGCTGCACTTGCATCGAATCGAGGTTGAAATACGAGACATTAATGATAACTCTCCCAGTTTTATTTCTAACGAGCTGTCCTTGAAATTAGCAGAATCTGCAGCCGTTGGCACGCGTTTTCCTCTGGAGAGTGCGGCGGATCCTGACGTGGGAAGCAATTCAATTAAATCATATACTCTCAGTAAAAATGACTGTTGTTCTCTTCGAATAAAAGAAATCGAAGGTGGAAAGACCGTCCCTGAGCTTGTGCTGGATAAACCTTTAGACCGAGAGAAGAAGGCTGTGCATACAATTTTATTAACGGCATTAGACGGCGGCAGTCCAGCGAGATCCGGGACATCGGAAATAACCATAAATGTACTTGACATCAATGATAACTTTCCTGTGTTTGAGAAAAATCTCTACAAAGTAAACGTGGGTGAAAAGGGTGTAAAAGGGACCGTTATTGTCAGGCCGAAAGCAACCGATGCGGATGAAGGGTCGAATGCTGACATTGGATACTCATTTGGGCCCAGAACCCCAGATTCGGTTTTGTCCATGTTCGATATTAATCCCGTTACCGGTGAGGTCACGTTAAAGGGGGAGCTGGACTACGAGACGACAAAGTCGTATGACATCGATATCAGTGCTAAAGATAAAGGCAGCCCTGAGATGGAGGGTCATTGCCGCGTGCGGGTTGACGTCATGGACTTCAATGATAACCCTCCTGAAATTGTCCTGACCTCGCAGCCAAAAGCCGTGCGTGAGGACGCCCCCAGTGGAACTGTCGTCGCCCTCATTAGTGCTCGGGATCGTGACTCGGGTAGTAATGCTCATGTCACGTTACACCTGAAAAAGGGCTCCCCTTTCATTCTGAAACCGTCTTTTTCGGATAATTACGCGCTGGTCACCAGCGGCGCTTTAGACCGGGAGAGAGTGTCCGAGTACGAGATCGAGGTCACGGCCACCGATTCGGGCTCTCCTCCTCTCTCGAGTCGCAGAAGCGTCGCCGTCAGCGTCGGCGACGTCAACGACAACCCTCCCGTCTTCTCTCAGAGCTCTTATAACGTTTATTTGAAAGAGAACGACGTCGCGGGCGCCATCCTGCTCTCGGTGTCGGCCGGCGACCCGGACGCCGGCCAGAACGCCAAAGTGTCCTACTCCCTGCTGGAGAGCAAAGCGGCCGAGGCGCCGGCGGCGTCGTCGTACGTTTACGTCAACTCGGAGAACGGCAGCATCTACAGCATGCGCTCGTTCGACTACGAGAAAGTCAAAGTGTTTGAGGTCGGGGTGGAGGCCAAGGACCGGGGCTCTCCGTCTCTCAGCGGCAACGCCACCGTCCACGTTTTCATCCTGGACCAGAACGACAACGCCCCCGCCGTCATCTACCCCTCCCCCCACGCCGCCTCCCACCTGAGGGCGCCCCGCTCGGCCAAGGCGGGCCACCTGCTCACCAAGGTGACGGCCGTGGACGCCGACTCGGGCCACAACGCCTGGATCTCCTACAAAGTGGCGGAGGCCACGGACGCCTCTCTGTTCGCGCTCAGTTTGTACACGGGGGAGGTGAGGACCAAACGCGCCGTGTCCGAGCACGACGACTCCTCCCAGAGGCTGATCGTGGCGGTCGAGGACGACGGGGAACCGGTCCGCTCGGCCACCGTCACGCTGTCCATCCTGCTGGAGGACGCCGTGAGCGAGCCCGCCTCGGAGCCGCTCGGGCGCGACTCGCCGTCCGAGCCCCGCGAgaaaggcggcggcggcggcggcagaaTCACGCTTTACTTGATCGTGTCTCTGGCCTCGGTGTCCGTGCTGTCTCTGCTCACGTTGCTCGCCTTGGCCGTCAAATGCGCCAGGAGCGGCGCCGCTCGCTGCTCGGGCGTCGGACGCACGCGCTGCGAGCGGGACGGGAAGCCCGACGGAAATCTGCACATTCAGCTCAACGCCGACGGACCCATCAAGTACGTGGAGGTTCTGGGAGGAGACGTCATGTCTCAGAGTCACTCCTTCAGGTCCTGCATGTCTCCCGTGTCAGAGTACAGCGATTTCACGCTGCTCAAGCCCAGCAGCACCGCCGACTTCAAGGAGGTCATCGGCGTGCTGGATGCCTCTTTGCCGGACAGCGCCTGGACCTTCGAGAGCCAGCAGGTGAGCCGACGATTGTCGGATCGAGTGGCATCATTTTACAAGTCGGGCTCTTGTTGTGTATCGAGTCGAGTCAACGGCGCCGTTTCCATTCCGTTGGCATATTGCagtggaattgttttttttttcggcaTCATCAAAGTTAAACAATATGTTGTATTAGTTGGCCTACAGGTGTTAATTCGTTAACGATCGCCAGAGATGGAATTGGGTGTTTTAACGGTCCACAGCAGACTGAAATAACAATAAGTAAGTCACTGGATTGCACTTATGGAGCACTTTGTCTGCACGCTCACAGtgcactttacaaagcctcacattcacccaccaatgggcgactggtGCCAGGCCCGCTGGGGGCGCGTCAGGGTTCAGTGGCTTGCCCAAGGACTCTTTGACATCCAGACAGTCGGAGCCAGGATCGGAACCGACGACCCTTCGGTCACCGGatgacccgctctacctactgagccacagccggcATCGTTTGAGTCCGTAAAGCCAGAGGCCGGTGGTTAGGAAATGCGGTGAGTGGGATCGCGCGCTTGTATCCTCTTGCCGGCTTCACTCGGCCTCTGGGGCGGACGAGCCGTCGCAACTTACAaatggtcccaagcccggataggAATAAGAATCATCATCTttcattgtcatgaacatgcatgcatgcacatgaaatttaagccatcacagtgaacacatacatacataaagacGGAAGGTTACAATCGGGGAGGGCGCCCGACTGTGAAATCGATaccagaactttgaaccctttaACACCTCAGCCTCAAAATGTCTGCCTGGACTGTTTTGCTTATTTTGCTTTTCACAGAAAACTTGGAATGTTCAATATCTGGCAGGTTCGGGTTAGGTTCGTTTATCCCGAACGTGTcgtcagaatcggaatcatctttatttgccaagtatgtccaaaaaaaaacacacaaggaatttgtctccgctcgagtacgacaacagacggtcaattgacagagaacacgttggagacagaaagacattgaccaaaactgagcagtaaagggttaatagttatctggtaatttttttttttgacaattgtgcaaaaagatgccgagtcctctcgcacttagagcagttcgaaagactaatattgcaatcgtgCGGTGCAATGAGccttgtgcaaagggcgccgagacttcaagcgagtagcgcgatgtcgattgtgcaaatgttgcagaaactcctcagtcagtgtgcaagtggggcggatgctactctggcacgagtggccagtattggtctaCGACAATCAGCGCTttaattaattatgtaaatgagCCGCACAAGTGGATCAGTCTCATCCGTCGTCAAAAGCTGGCAGGAAGAAGATGTCCTATTTTTCAGACATGTCTTTCTGGTCAAATATCAATGAATTGCTCAAATATATTtgatttgggcggcacggtggacgaccggtcggagcgtctgcctcacagttctgaggacgacggttcgaatcccggccccgcctgtgtggagtttaaatgttctcctcgtgcctgtgtggcttttctccggggtctccgctttcctcccacatccccaaaacgtgcgtggtaggttcattgacaattctaaattgcccgtaggcgtgactgtgagtgcgaatggttgtttgtttggatgcgattggctggcgaccggttcagggtgtaccccgccttctgcccgatgatcgctgggatgggctccggcacgcccgcgacccgcgtcaggagaagcggctcagaaaatggatggatggatatttgatttcttttctttccaaatGAATCGAATCTTGCAGCTTTTGTCATGCAAACTTTTGACCGGCCTTCTGTGTGCTGCTTTTGGGCAAGTTTTAAAGGTGGCACGTTTGTATTTGGCGCCCTCTTATGGGCGAAAAGACTgtggcaacttttttttctttctttcttcttcttccccaaCACGTGATTGAAAAAGACGCATCGGAATATGTCTCGGTTGCCTCCGAAGCCGTATTTTCTTACGAGCCTCGTAAATGAGCACATCCACAtcgtctgacttttttttttttttttagtcccgGCGCTCCTCAAACTCGGAGTCAAAAAGTTTCTCGCATGCGTGCGAGTGAGAGAGCAACTttgctgtgtgtgcgcgtgtgcgtgcgagtGGGGGAGGCCCCTGCTTCCTCCCCCCGCCCACGAGCGCAGTGAGGCGGGAGAGGGCGAGCCAGAGCGAAGTGTGTGCGCGAGCGGGGGAAATAGTTGAGCTTTTCGGCCTGGTTTTCTCGCGAAAGTCGGCGGTCATGATCGCGTCCAAACTTGCCGTCACTCGTCCTAAAAAGCGGATCCTCTCGCCGCCGAAGTGGACGGGCTCGTCTTCACCCCAACTAATCATGGCCGCTGAACGCTGAGGCGAGAAGTTTCGGCGATTCCCGGACAATGGAGCGCAGGCAGAGGAAGCGCTCCGGCGGAGGGAGCCAGCTGGCGAGGCTGTGCTGCTTTCTGGCCTGCctcgcctccgcctccgcctccgcctcGGCCCAGCTCAGCTACTCCGTGTTGGAGGAGCTGAGCCCGGGCTCCATCGTGGGGAACATCGCCAAGGATCTGGGCCTGAGCCCCCAGAGCATCGTTGAAAGGGGGCTGCGCGTCGTGTCCGAAACGGGCACGCAGTATTTCGAGGTGAGGCAAGCCAGCGGAGATTTGGTGATCAAGCAGCAAATGGACCGGGAGCAGATGTGCGAGTTGAGCTCGTCCTGCTCGCTCCACCTTCAGATACTTCTGTCCGATCCTCTGGAGATCCAGCGCGTCGCGGTGGACGTCGTGGACGTCAACGACAACGCGCCCCACTTTTCCACCAGCAGCGTGTCTTTGGAGGTGTCCGAGGCCGCTGCGCAGGGCACGCGCTTCCGCTTGGAGAGCGCGCACGACCCCGACGTGGGGAGCAACTCTTTACGCACCTACCAGCTGGAACAAAACGACTTTTTTACACTGAACGTGGAGACCAAAAGCGACGGCAGCAAGTTTCCCGAGCTCGTGGTGGACAAAGCTGTGGACAGGGAGGCGCGGGCGTCCTTCGAGCTGCTGCTGACCGCCGTGGATGGCGGGCAGCCGCAGAAATCGGGCTCCACGCTGCTTCTCATTCAAGTTCTGGACGTCAATGACAACGCGCCCGTCTTCAACGAGTCCGTCAGCAAAGTCAGCCTGCTCGAGAACGTCGCGCCGGGCACGTTAGTGACCGAATTGAACGCCACGGACGCGGATTCGGGCCGCAACGGCCAAATCTCGTTCATGTTCAGTAGATACACGCCCGAGCGCGTCGTGAAGCTTTTCAACGTGGATCCGAAGAGCGGAGAGATTCGCGTCCACGGCGAGGTGGATTACGAGAAAGCCGCGTCCTACCACATCACGGTGCAGGCCCGAGACGGGGGCTCCCCCGCCATGGAGGGCTCCTGCAACGTCATTATCGACGTCACGGACGTCAACGACAACGCGCCAGAGGTCACGCTGACGTCACTCACCAGCCCCATCAGAGAAGACTCCGCCCCGGGAACGGTGATAGCCCTCATCAGCGCTCGGGATCTGGACTCCGGCAAGAACGGGGAGGTCACCTTGAGCCTCCCGCCCGGTCTGCCCTTCAAGCTCAACTCGGCCTTCGACACGCACTACAGCCTCACCACGGCCGGCGCCCTCGACCGCGAGAGCCAGTCCGAGTACAAGGTGGTCATCGGGGCCACCGACGGCGGCGAGCCGCCGCTGTCGTCGCAGGCCGCCTTCGTGGTGACGCTGTCCGACGTCAACGACAACGCCCCCGCCTTCTCCCAAAGCTCCTACTCCGTGGACGTCCCGGAGAATAACGCCGCCGGCGCCCCCATCGCCGCCGTCTCGGCCACGGACCCGGACCTGGGCGACAACGCCCGCGTCGCCTACTCCATCCTGCCCGGCCTGGTCCAGGGCTCGCCGCTCTCCTCCTACGTCTACGTGAACTCGGAGAGCGGCCGCATCTTCAGCATGCGCTCCTTGGATCACGAGCAGCTGAAGGCCTTCCGGATCGAGGTCCGGGCCCGCGACGGCGGGGCGCCCCCCAGGACCGCCGACGTCACCGTGCACGTGTTCGTGGTGGACGCGAACGACAACGCGCCCGTGATCGTGCGCCCCGCCGCCGCGGACGACGGCGGCGGCCTGCGGCTCAGCGTGCCCTCGTCCGCCGGCCCGGGCTACCTCGTCAACAAACTGGTGGGGCTGGACGCCGACAGCGGGCACAACGCCTGGCTCTTTTACTCCGTCGCCCCCGGGCCGCACGCGAGCATGTTCCGAATCGGGGCGCGCTCCGGCGACCTGCGCACGGCCCGCAAGTGGGCCGAGGAGGACGAAGGCTCCGCTTACGACATCGCGGTCATCGTCCGAGACAACGGCGAGCCGCCCAAGTCCACGCTGGTGAACATTACGGTCACGGTGGACCAGAAGGCCGCGGCCGACGATGCGCCGGCGAGGCCTCACCGCACGCCCTTCTCCCCGCGCGACGGGATGTCGGACATCACCTTGTACCTCATCATCTCTCTGGCCTGCGTGTCGGGCGTGTCGTTGGTCACGCTGGCCGTCGTCACGGCGCGCTGCCTGAGGCGCCGCGGCCACGGCGGGGGCGacccctgctgctgctgctacggTAGCCGGCGGTCCGGCCGCTACCGGCGGAGGCCCGGCAAGGACCCGCACCTGCAGCTCAACACGGACGGGCCCATCCGCTACATGGAGGTGGTGGGCGGCGCCCGGGACCCGCACACGCGCACTTACAGACCCTGCTACTCCACCGTCTCCAGCAGGAGCGACTTTGTGTTCGTGAAGACGCCCACGCTGAGTCCCAGCAACACGCTCGACACCACCCTCGGCAGGAAGCGCCTCGGCGGCTCGCCCGGTGAGGTGAGCGGCCGACGCGCGGCTTCGAATGTGAACGCACGAGCGTCTCGGGGAACCGTACGACATGAGCTGCACGTGTCGCGCCAATTCGGCCTATCTTCTTATCCATCAGCAGCGGCGTCAAAGAACAGCGTCGCCCCGAGAGATGTTGCGAATTGCCGTTTGCGTCGAATTGCCTGTAAATTGTCGCGACTTATTTTGGGCAACTTTTTGCCGGCGTTTTGCACGCATCGACAGCAGCGACCGTCGATTCATTTGCGCTGTCggcggcagggctcggtcccgtTATTTTGCTACGGGAGGGTCCACGATTTTTTCGTATCGCGTCGCGCTGAAAACGTCAACCGCATATCATTAGCCTAGTTAGCTAAGTTAGCAGAACTGCCCAAGTCACTGTTAGAAATAGCAATTACCTTGCtaaaaatgacatattttttcattgttttccataAAGGATCAAATATGACGATTAGGCTAACAATACCACTTAAGGTTAGCATTTTAATATTATCTTTGTAAGGACATCATTTCTTTAATGGACTTATTTTGATTGCCAAGTGggtgactttttttgggggggtttgaaGGCTCTTCGTGTTTCGTTACCCCACAAGatgatgcaaatgttttttttttcccaactgtGGTAATGGAAGGACAAACTGGAGGAACGCTGacagcagtttaaaaaaaaaaaaaaagttcttgtGCGTTTGCTTAGTAGctgtgaggaagaggagagcgGAGGAAGGTGGGATGTGAAGGAGGGATAAGGGAACAACATAGTCAAaaggaggagaaggaaaaaaaaaactctcggGTTGTAAACAGGAAGTCACAGGGTCGTCCGTTGACCCCTGACTTCCTGTTGTCCACCGACGATGATGACGAGCTGCCGGATTGCGCTCTTACTTCCTCGGCCAACACGGCGGCTTTCCGAAGAGTCCAAACTCTGAATGATCTTCATCCGGGGCGATTCAATTAACCCGAAGTGGGCTGCGCGAAACAGGGGGTCAAAGCTTTTCTCCATCATGTCGTTTGTCGCGAAGCTTCGGACGTACTTCCCGTGCCCAGTGCCCCCCCcgtccccgtccccccccccccggctctCCCCGCTCTCTTTCATGCTTTTCGAACGCCGGCCATCGTGTTTGTGCGCCCGCGCGAACACACAAAGAGCGTCCCGACCATTCCGGAGGGAGCCGAGAGCCCCGGCGACGCACGTTCCCTCGCTTCCGCGGCCGCTCTTCTGCAATGCGCTGCTGCGGAACACTTTGCTTAGCTTTTTATGTCCTTAGCGATGTTTCAAAATAGAGTGCCCTTCCTTTTGTCGACACACCACTCAAAGTATCCGTTCCCATTTCAGGAGGTTTTTCATCTTGTGCGTGTTAGCTGTTCGTGGTCTGTTTATGCGCAGGCTCGTCAGGTTCGTACGGACGTCGAGACTGGCTTTTGCAGTTCCGGGAACTTGTCCTCGGGGTTTTGGCAGTCACCTGCTGGCGTTTGTTTATGGAAGTCAAACACGCTTTCATGTTTCCTGTCGAGAGGCCcaattctttcaaaaaaaaaaaaaaacacacattgtgACACACGACAGCAATTTTCGAGCAGCTTGTGattggaaatgttttctttttgtacgGGATTCAACGTTTCGTCCAGTTCCCGTCTGGTGTCAAAGGGGaatttacaattggaaaataatCAGCACTTGTTCTCTTTATGGCGATGATGTCGCCTGGCGCTGACCTGTTACTCCAGAAACAGCAGCTTTTTCGTAATGGAATGTTCCTACGACATGACGTGTTACCGGCGCGAAGTTTTATTATTTGCGAGGCCTCTGTCTctcattggttgtttttcctcgggcTCGATGGTTTCTCAAATTCGAAGCAGATGGCGATTGATTAgatttttatgaatttatttcCACAGATCGTATTTATCGTGCATTACGTCCCGATGACTGCAAATAAGACCGAAAAAGTTTGATTTTtcaattgcagattttcactgcGAGCCGCACGTTTGTTGAACGGAAAGGAAAACAGCAGCCTCGTCGACGTTTTCCCGCTTTTCTCCTTGTCGTCGAGCAGACCTTTAAGGTTTTGATTTCCCGTGCTTATTTTCCATTCTGTGTCCGCCGTCGTTTTTCAAACACGCACAAAAGCGCGCAGATGTGTCAGCCACAAAAGCGACATCCCATGAAAGCCGCCATGAAGTTTGTCGCTGTTGAATTTGCGATTCATGTGGCAACTTGTGTTCTCCTTGCAGCAAAAGCCCCCCAGCAACGACTGGCGTTTTAACCAGGGACCGAGACCAGGACCCAGCGGGTGAGTCAACGTTACGCTCCTCTTACGCACGCTCACGAgtacgacgacgatgatgagtGATGAAGGATGAGAAATAGCGATTCAACGACTGCAGCTGCAATGATAACGCTGAGCCGTGTGCTTAAATGCACGCAGTCTGAGGCGCTCTTCCCCCCTCACCACTGCTTCCCCGCTTTCTAAAATGGCTGCCGCAGCCTGCTCTCCCCCTCCCCCGGCCGctgctctcctctcctctccgcTCCGCTCAGGCCCGCAGATGAGCGATGGCGGCCGCAGCCTGTGGGGGAGGGACGCAGTTGTTCTCGCCTCCGAACATCCGACGAGCGTTTTTAATCCAACTGACGCCACGCGATCGTTCCGCATTGGGTTTTGCGCACCGTGTGCGGATTGCTGCAGATTGCCGATGCTGTTGTGGTCCTTAAAAACAGGCCGGCGAGCT is a window of Phycodurus eques isolate BA_2022a chromosome 9, UOR_Pequ_1.1, whole genome shotgun sequence DNA encoding:
- the LOC133407442 gene encoding protocadherin gamma-C5-like isoform X2, with amino-acid sequence MERRQRKRSGGGSQLARLCCFLACLASASASASAQLSYSVLEELSPGSIVGNIAKDLGLSPQSIVERGLRVVSETGTQYFEVRQASGDLVIKQQMDREQMCELSSSCSLHLQILLSDPLEIQRVAVDVVDVNDNAPHFSTSSVSLEVSEAAAQGTRFRLESAHDPDVGSNSLRTYQLEQNDFFTLNVETKSDGSKFPELVVDKAVDREARASFELLLTAVDGGQPQKSGSTLLLIQVLDVNDNAPVFNESVSKVSLLENVAPGTLVTELNATDADSGRNGQISFMFSRYTPERVVKLFNVDPKSGEIRVHGEVDYEKAASYHITVQARDGGSPAMEGSCNVIIDVTDVNDNAPEVTLTSLTSPIREDSAPGTVIALISARDLDSGKNGEVTLSLPPGLPFKLNSAFDTHYSLTTAGALDRESQSEYKVVIGATDGGEPPLSSQAAFVVTLSDVNDNAPAFSQSSYSVDVPENNAAGAPIAAVSATDPDLGDNARVAYSILPGLVQGSPLSSYVYVNSESGRIFSMRSLDHEQLKAFRIEVRARDGGAPPRTADVTVHVFVVDANDNAPVIVRPAAADDGGGLRLSVPSSAGPGYLVNKLVGLDADSGHNAWLFYSVAPGPHASMFRIGARSGDLRTARKWAEEDEGSAYDIAVIVRDNGEPPKSTLVNITVTVDQKAAADDAPARPHRTPFSPRDGMSDITLYLIISLACVSGVSLVTLAVVTARCLRRRGHGGGDPCCCCYGSRRSGRYRRRPGKDPHLQLNTDGPIRYMEVVGGARDPHTRTYRPCYSTVSSRSDFVFVKTPTLSPSNTLDTTLGRKRLGGSPGEQKPPSNDWRFNQGPRPGPSGPHMPYGTHIRWTPKSGTRAVGGPEVTMGTGPWPQPPTEAEQLQALMAAANVSDASGTLGPGTMGLSTRYSPHFTLQHVPDYRQNVYIPGSTATLTSNPQQQQLQQQQQQQQQQQQQAVAQQAGQQALPPPQPEPPKAAQTPASKKKSTKKEKK